The following coding sequences lie in one Dunckerocampus dactyliophorus isolate RoL2022-P2 chromosome 4, RoL_Ddac_1.1, whole genome shotgun sequence genomic window:
- the LOC129179297 gene encoding long-chain-fatty-acid--CoA ligase ACSBG2-like isoform X2, producing MGDAALSNGLTANVKSMSQQNGDLAFSTLTMDSTSESQSGPSAEAQDRPKPEPKATPLRPQVAAASALTPAEQLWTTSRDQAVRLRMEASGPAADTPITVHQMFLETVESFGSHPALAHKKDGQWVTLSWRQYYEQCRAAAKSFLKLGLERFHGVGILGFNAPEWFIADMGCIFAGGLATGIYTTNSPAACQDVAAKSEANILVVENHKQLEKILLVKDELPHLKAIVQYKGELQERLPSLYTWAEFMKLGEDIPDKDLDDSISRLRANECCTLIYTSGSTGPPKGVMLSHDNLTWTAQTAGIVVDLQYAEESVVSYLPLSHVAAQVNDMYITMRFGATTYFAEPDALKGSLVTTLKEVSPTTFLGVPRVWEKMEEKMKAAGAKVSPLKKRAADWAKSIGLQYNYSAMHGENRVPWGFTLANQVVFKKVQAALGLQRCRTLFTGSAPISKETLEFFMSLNMPLMELYGMSESSGPHTVSTNADYQISSCGKVMPGCKVKLDNQDSKGNGEICFWGRNIYMGYLNMPDKTAEALDQDGWLHSGDVGKFERNFLFITGRIKEIIITAGGENVAPVPIENLVKAETSIISNVMLIGDRRKFLSMLLTLKCVVNENSEPTDQLTDEAIRFCQGIGVSATRVSEIVDNKEPAVYRAIQEGMERVNAKAISNAQKVQKFVILAKDFSISGGELGPTMKLRRPIVVNMYLDKIDEMYAEEKK from the exons CTGCGTTGAGCAACGGGCTGACGGCCAATGTGAAGAG CATGTCACAGCAAAATGGGGATCTGGCCTTCTCTACTCTCACCATGGACTCCACTTCCGAGTCACAGAGCGGACCCTCAGCTGAAGCACAGGACAGACCCAAACCAG AGCCAAAGGCCACACCGCTGAGGCCGCAGGTGGCCGCGGCGAGCGCCCTGACTCCGGCAGAGCAGCTGTGGACCACCAGCAGGGACCAGGCGGTCAGACTGAGGATGGAGGCATCGGGGCCTGCGGCGGACACCCCCATCACCGTGCATCAAATGTTCCTGGAGACGGTGGAGAGCTTCGGGAGTCACCCAGCCTTGGCCCACAAGAAGGACGGCCAGTGGGTGACGCTGAGCTGGAGGCAGTACTACGAGCAGTGCCGAGCAGCCGCCAAGAGCTTTCTGAAG CTGGGCCTGGAGCGGTTCCATGGCGTGGGGATCCTGGGATTCAACGCCCCCGAGTGGTTCATCGCAGACATGGGCTGCATCTTCGCCGG GGGCCTGGCAACGGGAATTTACACAACCAACTCACCTGCAGCTTGTCAGGACGTGGCTGCAAAATCAGAAGCCAACATCCTGGTTGTGGAGAACCACAAGCAGCTGGAGAAAATTCTGCTG GTCAAAGATGAGCTGCCACATCTTAAAGCAATCGTCCAATATAAAGGCGAGCTGCAGGAGAGGCTGCCATCCCTCTATACG TGGGCAGAGTTCATGAAGCTGGGCGAGGATATCCCTGACAAAGACCTGGATGATTCCATCAGTAGACTTCGAGCTAACGAATGCTGTACCCTCATCTATACGTCAGGATCCACTGGACCCCCGAAAGGCGTCATGCTGAGCCACGACAAT CTCACATGGACGGCCCAAACAGCAGGAATCGTAGTCGACCTGCAATACGCTGAGGAGTCTGTGGTCAGTTATTTACCGCTCAGCCACGTGGCAGCACAAGTCAACGACATGTACATAACCATGAGGTTTGGTGCCACCACCTACTTCGCAGAACCGGACGCCCTCAAG GGATCATTGGTAACAACGTTAAAAGAGGTGTCTCCGACCACGTTCCTTGGAGTTCCTCGCGTCTGGGAGAAGATGGAGGAGAAAATGAAGGCTGCCGGAGCCAAGGTGTCCCCACTAAAGAAGAGAGCAGCCGACTGGGCCAAGTCCATCGGATTGCAGTACAACTACAGTGCCATGCACGG GGAGAATCGTGTTCCATGGGGCTTCACGCTGGCTAACCAAGTGGTCTTCAAGAAGGTGCAAGCCGCCTTGGGCCTCCAGCGCTGCAGGACTTTGTTTACAGGCTCGGCCCCCATCTCCAAAGAGACACTGGAGTTTTTCATGAGCCTAAACATGCCTTTGATGGAACTGTACGGCATGAGCGAAAGCAGCGGTCCTCACACCGTCTCCACAAATGCAGACTACCAGATCAGCAG CTGTGGGAAGGTAATGCCAGGCTGCAAGGTCAAGCTAGACAATCAAGACAGCAAAGGAAACGGAGAGATCTGCTTCTGGGGCAGGAACATCTACATGGGCTACCTGAACATGCCTGACAAAACAGCAGAGGCCCTGGACCAAGACGGATGGCTGCACTCTGGTGACGTGGGAAAGTTTGAGCGAAACTTCCTGTTCATCACAGGAAGGATAAAAG AGATCATCATCACTGCAGGAGGCGAGAACGTGGCGCCCGTGCCAATCGAGAACTTGGTGAAGGCTGAGACGAGCATCATCAGCAACGTCATGCTGATTGGCGACAGGCGCAAGTTCCTCTCCATGCTGCTCACGCTCAAA TGCGTCGTGAATGAAAACAGCGAACCGACGGACCAGCTGACCGACGAGGCCATACGTTTCTGCCAGGGGATTGGCGTGAGTGCCACCAGGGTGTCAGAGATCGTTGACAACAAGGAGCCAGCCGTCTACAGGGCCATCCAGGAGGGCATGGAGCGTGTCAACGCCAAGGCCATATCCAACGCCCAGAAGGTCCAAAAGTTTGTCATCCTGGCAAAAGATTTCTCCATCTCTGGAGGGGAGCTCG ggCCCACCATGAAGCTGAGGAGGCCCATTGTTGTCAACATGTACCTGGACAAAATCGATGAGATGTACGCTGAGGAGAAAAAATAA
- the LOC129179297 gene encoding long-chain-fatty-acid--CoA ligase ACSBG2-like isoform X1 → MGDAALSNGLTANVKSVFIPSMSQQNGDLAFSTLTMDSTSESQSGPSAEAQDRPKPEPKATPLRPQVAAASALTPAEQLWTTSRDQAVRLRMEASGPAADTPITVHQMFLETVESFGSHPALAHKKDGQWVTLSWRQYYEQCRAAAKSFLKLGLERFHGVGILGFNAPEWFIADMGCIFAGGLATGIYTTNSPAACQDVAAKSEANILVVENHKQLEKILLVKDELPHLKAIVQYKGELQERLPSLYTWAEFMKLGEDIPDKDLDDSISRLRANECCTLIYTSGSTGPPKGVMLSHDNLTWTAQTAGIVVDLQYAEESVVSYLPLSHVAAQVNDMYITMRFGATTYFAEPDALKGSLVTTLKEVSPTTFLGVPRVWEKMEEKMKAAGAKVSPLKKRAADWAKSIGLQYNYSAMHGENRVPWGFTLANQVVFKKVQAALGLQRCRTLFTGSAPISKETLEFFMSLNMPLMELYGMSESSGPHTVSTNADYQISSCGKVMPGCKVKLDNQDSKGNGEICFWGRNIYMGYLNMPDKTAEALDQDGWLHSGDVGKFERNFLFITGRIKEIIITAGGENVAPVPIENLVKAETSIISNVMLIGDRRKFLSMLLTLKCVVNENSEPTDQLTDEAIRFCQGIGVSATRVSEIVDNKEPAVYRAIQEGMERVNAKAISNAQKVQKFVILAKDFSISGGELGPTMKLRRPIVVNMYLDKIDEMYAEEKK, encoded by the exons CTGCGTTGAGCAACGGGCTGACGGCCAATGTGAAGAG TGTATTCATTCCCAGCATGTCACAGCAAAATGGGGATCTGGCCTTCTCTACTCTCACCATGGACTCCACTTCCGAGTCACAGAGCGGACCCTCAGCTGAAGCACAGGACAGACCCAAACCAG AGCCAAAGGCCACACCGCTGAGGCCGCAGGTGGCCGCGGCGAGCGCCCTGACTCCGGCAGAGCAGCTGTGGACCACCAGCAGGGACCAGGCGGTCAGACTGAGGATGGAGGCATCGGGGCCTGCGGCGGACACCCCCATCACCGTGCATCAAATGTTCCTGGAGACGGTGGAGAGCTTCGGGAGTCACCCAGCCTTGGCCCACAAGAAGGACGGCCAGTGGGTGACGCTGAGCTGGAGGCAGTACTACGAGCAGTGCCGAGCAGCCGCCAAGAGCTTTCTGAAG CTGGGCCTGGAGCGGTTCCATGGCGTGGGGATCCTGGGATTCAACGCCCCCGAGTGGTTCATCGCAGACATGGGCTGCATCTTCGCCGG GGGCCTGGCAACGGGAATTTACACAACCAACTCACCTGCAGCTTGTCAGGACGTGGCTGCAAAATCAGAAGCCAACATCCTGGTTGTGGAGAACCACAAGCAGCTGGAGAAAATTCTGCTG GTCAAAGATGAGCTGCCACATCTTAAAGCAATCGTCCAATATAAAGGCGAGCTGCAGGAGAGGCTGCCATCCCTCTATACG TGGGCAGAGTTCATGAAGCTGGGCGAGGATATCCCTGACAAAGACCTGGATGATTCCATCAGTAGACTTCGAGCTAACGAATGCTGTACCCTCATCTATACGTCAGGATCCACTGGACCCCCGAAAGGCGTCATGCTGAGCCACGACAAT CTCACATGGACGGCCCAAACAGCAGGAATCGTAGTCGACCTGCAATACGCTGAGGAGTCTGTGGTCAGTTATTTACCGCTCAGCCACGTGGCAGCACAAGTCAACGACATGTACATAACCATGAGGTTTGGTGCCACCACCTACTTCGCAGAACCGGACGCCCTCAAG GGATCATTGGTAACAACGTTAAAAGAGGTGTCTCCGACCACGTTCCTTGGAGTTCCTCGCGTCTGGGAGAAGATGGAGGAGAAAATGAAGGCTGCCGGAGCCAAGGTGTCCCCACTAAAGAAGAGAGCAGCCGACTGGGCCAAGTCCATCGGATTGCAGTACAACTACAGTGCCATGCACGG GGAGAATCGTGTTCCATGGGGCTTCACGCTGGCTAACCAAGTGGTCTTCAAGAAGGTGCAAGCCGCCTTGGGCCTCCAGCGCTGCAGGACTTTGTTTACAGGCTCGGCCCCCATCTCCAAAGAGACACTGGAGTTTTTCATGAGCCTAAACATGCCTTTGATGGAACTGTACGGCATGAGCGAAAGCAGCGGTCCTCACACCGTCTCCACAAATGCAGACTACCAGATCAGCAG CTGTGGGAAGGTAATGCCAGGCTGCAAGGTCAAGCTAGACAATCAAGACAGCAAAGGAAACGGAGAGATCTGCTTCTGGGGCAGGAACATCTACATGGGCTACCTGAACATGCCTGACAAAACAGCAGAGGCCCTGGACCAAGACGGATGGCTGCACTCTGGTGACGTGGGAAAGTTTGAGCGAAACTTCCTGTTCATCACAGGAAGGATAAAAG AGATCATCATCACTGCAGGAGGCGAGAACGTGGCGCCCGTGCCAATCGAGAACTTGGTGAAGGCTGAGACGAGCATCATCAGCAACGTCATGCTGATTGGCGACAGGCGCAAGTTCCTCTCCATGCTGCTCACGCTCAAA TGCGTCGTGAATGAAAACAGCGAACCGACGGACCAGCTGACCGACGAGGCCATACGTTTCTGCCAGGGGATTGGCGTGAGTGCCACCAGGGTGTCAGAGATCGTTGACAACAAGGAGCCAGCCGTCTACAGGGCCATCCAGGAGGGCATGGAGCGTGTCAACGCCAAGGCCATATCCAACGCCCAGAAGGTCCAAAAGTTTGTCATCCTGGCAAAAGATTTCTCCATCTCTGGAGGGGAGCTCG ggCCCACCATGAAGCTGAGGAGGCCCATTGTTGTCAACATGTACCTGGACAAAATCGATGAGATGTACGCTGAGGAGAAAAAATAA
- the LOC129180152 gene encoding flavin reductase (NADPH)-like: MKIAVLGATGQTGQFVVSQALQQGHIVTAVVRDPAKLDVRHDNLKVVEANIFSVDSLKPHFRGVEVIVSCLGFPTSFFSSVTGYTLSMMAVTGAMREARVNRIITMTSWYTDPNSGTQSPYLIRFLLLPMIRSVLTNMFEMEQFLQSVDDINWTVVRPPGLKNLPSSALEFLTHEGYCVPDSSGRPVGSTIGRGDVARFMLSLLNNNAWVKKGVAIITK, encoded by the exons ATGAAGATCGCCGTGCTGGGAGCGACTGGGCAGACCGGGCAGTTTGTGGTGAGCCAGGCGCTGCAGCAGGGCCACATCGTCACTGCCGTGGTCCGGGACCCGGCCAAACTGGACGTGCGCCATGACAACCTCAAG GTGGTGGAAGCCAACATCTTCTCGGTGGACAGCCTCAAGCCCCACTTTAGAGGGGTGGAGGTGATCGTCTCCTGCCTCGGCTTCCCCACCTCCTTCTTCTCCAGCGTGACGGGATACACCCTCTCCATGATGGCCGTGACCGGGGCCATGCGGGAGGCGCGGGTCAACAGGATCATCACCATGACGTCATGGTACACTGACC CCAACTCCGGAACCCAGTCGCCGTACCTGATTCGCTTCCTGCTGCTGCCCATGATCCGGAGCGTCCTCACCAACATGTTTGAGATGGAGCAGTTCCTGCAGAGCGTCGACGACATCAACTGGACCGTGGTTCGCCCGCCGGGTCTCAAGAACCTTCCGTCCTCAG CGTTGGAGTTCTTGACCCACGAGGGTTACTGTGTGCCTGACAGCAGCGGCCGTCCGGTGGGTAGCACCATAGGGCGGGGGGACGTGGCCCGCTTCATGCTGTCCCTTCTCAACAATAACGCATGGGTCAAGAAGGGAGTCGCCATCATCACCAAATGA